GATCCAGCCCGCCGCGCTTTTTTAAGGATACTTTTATGGCCACCACAGATCTCACGGCAACGCAAATTGCCTTCCTAACCGCTGTTGGCAAGGAGCCGGAACTAACTCGCCAGTTCTACTGGACTGGTGGCACGGTTTTAGCGGCCGAGTATCTCCACCACCGCATTTCCGACGATATCGACCTCTTCACAGAAGCGGGGCTTGTTGACCTTGAAGCAATCACCGTGTTCCTGCGTCGTGTGAAATCCAATCTTGGCTACGATGAGTTTGACATCCAGACAACTTTCAATCGTAATCTCGTCTTCCTTCGCTTGTCTAATGGCGCGGTTTTAAAGACTGAATTTACCAGCTACCCTTTTCCACGTCTTGAGACGGCGACCCAACAACGATTCGGCGTCAACCTTGATAGCCCTAAAGATATCGCGGTTAACAAACTCTTTACCATTAATCAGAAACCACGAGGCCGCGACTATGTTGATCTCTTTTTTCTTGTTGAGACATACCGATATCAGTTGCACGATCTGATGGCCCTGGCGCGCATCAAGTTTGACTGGCACATAGATCCGATTCAGCTTGGAAGTCGTCTGGTTAGCCCCGATCTATCCGACTGGCCGACATTAGTTCGGCCATTGACCCAAGTAAAACTAAAAGCCTTTCTTCGGGAACAAGCCCGGCAACTCCAAGACGACGTTTTTACAATTTCAGACACCGACCAAGGTAGAGGTTAAGTAAGTGGGTAACACTAATTCGTGAATCTACATCAAGCCTTTGCAATAATTAGAGACGAAAGACCGAAACTGATCTATCGCACCGGCAAACATCAATTGACAGGTTTACTTTGATCAGCTAGCTTCAAAATACATGATTCTCGCTCTTGGGTTCCAGTTTCTTTTAAATTTCATCTGGGAAAATCTGCAGATGGGAATTTTTGTCGGTTATGAGTTTCTGTGGAACGGCGGCGCCCTCTGTTGGCTCGGGCCGGTTGGCGACACGTTCTTTGGGCTCATTGCCTATAGCTTCTTAAGCTTACAGAAACAGGATTGGCGCTGGCTAGTGCGGGCGACACCTCAAGATTACTGGCGAGTGGGACTTTTAGGTCTCGTTTGGGGCTGGTCAAGTGAGATCGTGGCAACTTCGCTCGATCTGTGGCAGTATAAGCCTGGCATCCCCACTCTCCTTGGCGCCAATTATGGTCCGATTCTTGAACTCGCTCTCATCACGCCGCTCGCCTTCTTTTTAGCTCAAGTGTTTTTTAAAAAAAATTCTAAGCGATTAAAATCGCCCACAAGTAATTAAATCTACTCCAAAATTCAATTTTATGCTTGAAACCATCGCCCAACTCGCAATTTTTGGTTTTGGCATCAGTTCGATTGTGCTGGTAGCCCGCAAAAACAAATGGGGGTTTGTATTTGGCTTGTTGACACAACCATTTTGGATTTACACGGCCTTTATCAATGAGCAGTGGGGCATCTTTTTCGTTAGCTTTGCCTACGCCGCTTCTTGGTCCTATGGTGTTTACCAATGGTTTTATAAGGAAAAAATAAAATAGGCACCCGCGACTAAAGACCTGCCTGCAAACCCATGGTCTTCTCAATCTGACATGCAAGGTTTAGCTCAAGATCTATCCGCGCGCTTCGCTTGGTCGAGATGACAAATAAGACTATTGGGCGACGATCCAATAGTCCTCCTCCTTGAATCAGAGTGGGTTCTCCTGTAAGCTCACTTGGTTTATTGCAAGGAATTCACAATGATTCCAATGACTCGCCCTCTATCCCGCATCCGCAATATTGCCATCATCGCCCACGTCGACCACGGTAAAACCACGCTTGTCGACGCGCTTTTAAAGCAAACCAAAACGTTTCGCGACAACGAGGCGGAGATGAGCCAAGAACTCATTCTGGACTCGAACGATCAAGAACGTGAGCGCGGCATCACTATTCTAGCCAAACAGACCGCCGTCACCTGGAATGATTACACGATCAACATTGTCGACACCCCGGGTCACGCCGATTTCGGCGGCGAGGTCGAGCGGACGCTCAATCTCGTTGATGGCGTCTTGCTAATTATTGATGCCAAAGAGGGCCCGATGCCGCAAACAAAGTTCGTCTTGAAAAAAGCGCTCGCTCTCGGCCTGACCCCAATCGTGGTCATCAATAAAATCGATAAACCAGACGCTCGCCCCGCCGAAGTGCTCACACTGACCGAGGATCTCTTTTTAGACCTGGCGGCCAACGAGCACCAGCTCCATTTTCCCGTTTATTATACTAACGGTCGTGAAGGCAAGGCCTGGAATACGCTCCCCGCCAATCCGACTGCGCCAGCCGATCTCACTCCGCTTTTTCAAGGAATTGTCGATCACATCCCAGCGCCAACTATTACCGATGGTCCATTCCAACTGCTGGTTGCGGCGCTTGATTGGGATAGCTATCAGGGTAAATATACGATCGGCCGCATTCGTCGCGGCAGCGTCAGACCTGGCCAATCAGTCGTCCTGGTTGGCCAAGCCGGTCCCAGTAGTCCGGTACGGGTGGACAAAGTGCTCATTACGGCCGGATTGAAACGGCTTGAAGTCCCTGAAGCAGGCGCCGGCAATATCGTCGCCCTCACCGGCCTTAATAACGCCGGCATCGGCGATACCATCACCGATCCCAATCAAATGGACGGACTGCCTCGCATTGAGGTGGAAGAGCCGACTCTGAAGATGAGCGTGAGCCCTAATACCTCGCCCTTTGCTGGCCGAGAAGGCAAGTTCGTTACCAGCCGACAAATTCTGGAACGAATCAAGCGCGAACTGGAAACAAACGTCGCGATCCGGCTTGAAGAGTCAGCAACGGGCGAATTTATTCTGGCTGGACGAGGCGAGCTCCATCTCTCGGTCTTGATTGAAACCTTATGTCGCGAGGGCTATGAGCTTCAGGTGGGAAAACCGCAAGTCATTACCAAAGCTGTGGGGGGCCAGTTGCTGGAGCCGCTTGAAGAGCTAATGATCAATGTCTCGAGCAAGTACGCGGGGTCGGTGACCGCCGAGGTGACCAGGCGCCGCGGTATCCTGATGAGTCAACATGAGAATGCCGACGGCTCGACTCAACTTTTATTTGAAATTACCACTCGAGGCCTACTCGGGTTCCGCAGCCAGCTCCTGACCCTTTCGCGCGGCACCGGGATCATGAATACAAACTTCCTGCGCTTAGCGCCAATCGGCGCCGTTATTCCTCGGCTTCGCAACGGCGTCCTCATCGCCTCGGCAACCGGCAAGGTGGTGGCCTACGGGCTGAATGCGGCTCAAGCCAGGGGCGAGTTGTTTATTGCACCAGGCACCCAAGTCTATGAAGGAATGATTGTGGGGCTTCACGCTCGCGAAAACGACCTTGAGGTCAACGTCACCAAGGAGAAGAAACAGACTAATATCCGGGCGGCTGGTTCAGACGAGGCGATTATCCTCACGCCGCCGAAGCGCTTTAGCCTAGAAGACTGCCTCGATTTTCTTGAAGATGATGAGCTGCTCGAAGCCACGCCAAAGAATTTGCGTTTACGTAAACGCTTGCTAACGAAACAAGCCCGGGCCAGAAACCGATCAAAAGCTTCTACATTATTTCTTTAATGCATAGTGACAACGGGTGTGCAAGAATTCTGCCATCGCAGTTTCAATCTCGTCTGGATTGTTCAGGACGCTGATGTGATTAGCATTGGGGATTAGGGTAAACGTTGATCGCGGTGTGTGCTCGTGCAACTCCTTGCCAACTTTGGGTGAGATCACTGAATCGTCAGCGCCGTGCAGAACGAGTGTTGGCTGGTGAATCGTAGGCAGAATTCGGGTGGCATCGAAATTTCCCATCGCCTCATATGTGTTTAGCCAGGAGCGCAATGTGGTATGAATGATGTCGGAATAGATACGGGTAGGATCCCAGTCAGCGGTGCCAACGAATTTACCTACCGGCACATGCGAGAAATGACATTCGTCAGCGTTCTGGTTCGTAAGATGATTGTACAAGTGGATTAAGAAAGGGTGATGAGCGGCTAAGGATATGGCGGCTGGTGGCTTAGCGCTGGTGTCGATGAGCACATAACTCTGGGCTAGACGCGAGAAGAGGTGGTGATAGGTTAAAATAACCATTCCGCCGAATGAATGGCCGATGAGAACAAATTTTTTAATTGCTTCTGCCTCGACAATCGTTTGAATGTCAGTCGCGAAGCGGTCGAGGGTATAATCGACACACTCGGCGGGTCGATCCGACAAGCCGTGCCCCCGGAGATCGAGGGCGAGTGTTGAAAGCCCACGCTGGTGGAAAAACTCTCGTTCAGAATGCCAGGCATTCAGATCGCCACCAGCTCCATGCACGAATATCAGCCAATGGTCTACCTTGCTCCATTTTGGGTGCAAGTCGTAGTTGATTGAGACAGAGTCTTTACCCACAACCTTTTTTTGCATGCGGTTATTATATGGCAGAATTACTGACATGCTAGTCTAGTGTTCAGTATATATTTGGAAGAATCTGCTACACTAATTCCATACAAAGGAGGGATATGAGTAAAATTGGCGGGGTATTAGTTGTGATCTTGTCGTTGGTTGCTGGATTTGGCGGTGGCTGGGTCTACCAGATAGTTTCGGGAAGATCAATTACATCAACATCTGCCACTCCATCGAGTAGTGTGACGGCTACGGCACAATCACTCGAGGAGTGTCTTACAGAAGTCTGGGGCGACGATAAATACGCCGCAATCTCGGCCAACTCGAGCCTTGCCACAACGGAGGATAACTTCCTAGCGCTTAAGTGTTACGAGGAAAAATAATGCATTTGATCAAATTTTTAGCTTTAAGTTTGACAGTTCTGTCTGTATTTGGATCAAGCCAAGTCAATGCTCAAAGCGCGCCCAAGCCACCCAGATTTAGCGCCGAACTGGTTCAATGTCTCAAAGAAAAGCTTGGTTCGGCTTACGTCGAGATTTCTTCTGGCGATCGCGAGCCTACAGAAGACGAGTTCGAAAAGGGAGAACCCTGTTTTGAAGAGTTTGGTCCCAAGCAAGATCCAAACCAGGTGAAGCCAGAAGATCTCAACTTTGCTCCGGGCACAGAGAAATGTCTCAAAGAAAAGCTTGGTGAAAACTTTAAAGACGAATTTATTGGCACCAAAAGTAAAGAGCAGGCAAAGACTTTTCGCGCCAAAACTCGCGACTGCTTTGGCAAGAATGTGGCGGGTAATAAGCCACCCGAACTGCCGGTGGACGTGAAGACCTGTATTATCGAAACAGTTGGGCAAACCGCGGCAACCGCAATGTTTCAAGGTCAGCCGCTGGCCGAAGATTCGGAACTTCGTAAAAAGATTGAAGGCGCCAAATGTTTTAAGAATTTTGGCCCGCCTAAATCGCCCGGCCATGATCGCCCAGAACTCTCCGCCGACAAAAAAGCCTGCGTTGAAAAGATTATGGGGCAGAGCTTTGACAATGTTCAGTCCGAACCGACGGAAGAGCAAAAACAGCGGATCGGTAAGGAATGTTTTGGTGGCCAAGGTAAACCAGGCGGGCCGGATGGGCCCGATAACCAGTTGCCTGCCGAGGTTCAGTCGTGTCTCGAAGGCGCTTTCGGCAATCAACTGGATGATCTTAAGAAGGGTCCGGAGTTTTTAATTGACGAACAAAAACAGAAAGTCGAAGGTTGTTTTAACAAACACGGCTTTCGGCCTGGAGGGCAGGATGGGAAAAATCGTATCCCCGATGGGCCGGAACTCTCGGATGATAAACGAAAAT
The Candidatus Berkelbacteria bacterium DNA segment above includes these coding regions:
- a CDS encoding alpha/beta hydrolase; translation: MQKKVVGKDSVSINYDLHPKWSKVDHWLIFVHGAGGDLNAWHSEREFFHQRGLSTLALDLRGHGLSDRPAECVDYTLDRFATDIQTIVEAEAIKKFVLIGHSFGGMVILTYHHLFSRLAQSYVLIDTSAKPPAAISLAAHHPFLIHLYNHLTNQNADECHFSHVPVGKFVGTADWDPTRIYSDIIHTTLRSWLNTYEAMGNFDATRILPTIHQPTLVLHGADDSVISPKVGKELHEHTPRSTFTLIPNANHISVLNNPDEIETAMAEFLHTRCHYALKK
- a CDS encoding nicotinamide mononucleotide transporter; its protein translation is MLETIAQLAIFGFGISSIVLVARKNKWGFVFGLLTQPFWIYTAFINEQWGIFFVSFAYAASWSYGVYQWFYKEKIK
- the typA gene encoding translational GTPase TypA, whose product is MTRPLSRIRNIAIIAHVDHGKTTLVDALLKQTKTFRDNEAEMSQELILDSNDQERERGITILAKQTAVTWNDYTINIVDTPGHADFGGEVERTLNLVDGVLLIIDAKEGPMPQTKFVLKKALALGLTPIVVINKIDKPDARPAEVLTLTEDLFLDLAANEHQLHFPVYYTNGREGKAWNTLPANPTAPADLTPLFQGIVDHIPAPTITDGPFQLLVAALDWDSYQGKYTIGRIRRGSVRPGQSVVLVGQAGPSSPVRVDKVLITAGLKRLEVPEAGAGNIVALTGLNNAGIGDTITDPNQMDGLPRIEVEEPTLKMSVSPNTSPFAGREGKFVTSRQILERIKRELETNVAIRLEESATGEFILAGRGELHLSVLIETLCREGYELQVGKPQVITKAVGGQLLEPLEELMINVSSKYAGSVTAEVTRRRGILMSQHENADGSTQLLFEITTRGLLGFRSQLLTLSRGTGIMNTNFLRLAPIGAVIPRLRNGVLIASATGKVVAYGLNAAQARGELFIAPGTQVYEGMIVGLHARENDLEVNVTKEKKQTNIRAAGSDEAIILTPPKRFSLEDCLDFLEDDELLEATPKNLRLRKRLLTKQARARNRSKASTLFL
- a CDS encoding nucleotidyl transferase AbiEii/AbiGii toxin family protein, giving the protein MATTDLTATQIAFLTAVGKEPELTRQFYWTGGTVLAAEYLHHRISDDIDLFTEAGLVDLEAITVFLRRVKSNLGYDEFDIQTTFNRNLVFLRLSNGAVLKTEFTSYPFPRLETATQQRFGVNLDSPKDIAVNKLFTINQKPRGRDYVDLFFLVETYRYQLHDLMALARIKFDWHIDPIQLGSRLVSPDLSDWPTLVRPLTQVKLKAFLREQARQLQDDVFTISDTDQGRG